The Leadbetterella byssophila DSM 17132 DNA window CATTCTAGGTTTTACCTGCTTTACCATCATGTGGATAGGGAAAGTGCCGGGTAGATATCTACGGGCATTGACCGCTGTCATCGTGGGGGTAATTTCCTTTGTACTCATCTCTGGCTATCTAATACGTTTAACTACTGGTAAAGAGGTTGGTAGGATTTCTACTGTAATAGATAGAACAGAAGTCTTTATCAATAAAGATTTAGACCGTGACGGTTATGTAGGGGGGTATTTAGGAGGCAAAAGTTCTCAGAAGAATTACGCCCACGTGGCCATCGCACGTGGAGGAATCTTCGGAGTAGGTCCGGGAAACAGCTCACAGAAAAACGTATTACCAGAGGCATATTCTGACTATATCTATTCTATTGTGATAGAAGAATATGGACTTGTAGGTGGACTGTTCGTACTTGCCTTATACCTATGGCTGCTGGCCAGAGGCATAAAAAATATTGATTTTACAGAAAGGGCTTTCGGCGGACTTCTGTGTGTAGGCCTAACCCTACTCCTGGTCTTTCAGGCCTTTGCGCATATGGCTATCAATGTAGGTCTAGGACCGGTTACCGGACAAACCTTACCTTTGATTAGTAGAGGGGGAACCTCAGCATTGTTCTCCTTTATCGCTTTGGGTATAGTATTAAGTGTTAGTAAACATTCTAAAGCAACATGAAAGTAATCATCTCAGGAGGAGGAACAGGAGGGCACATCTATCCAGCAGTAGCCATTGCCAATGAACTCAAGCGCCAAAAGCCTGAGGTGGATATTCTTTTTGTAGGTGCACTAGGCAAAATGGAGATGGAAAAAGTGCCTAGAGAAGGTTACGAGATTGTAGGGCTACCAATTGCCGGCTTCAATAGATCCAATCTTTTAGCTAATGTAGGATTTCCCTTCAAACTCATCAAAAGCCTTTGGAAATCATACAGCATCATCAAAAACTTTAAACCGGATGTAGCCGTAGGTGTGGGAGGTTTCGCTTCCGGTCCTACACTTAAGATGAGTAATTATCTGGGAGTTAAAACCTTGATTCAAGAACAAAATTCCTATGCTGGGGTAACCAACAAGATTTTGGCCCAAAAAGCCCAAAAGGTATGTGTAGCCTACCCTAACATGGAGAACTTCTTCCCCAAAGAGAAAATCGTATTTACGGGAAATCCCGTACGTAATGATCTTCTTCTTTCTGGAGTATCCAAAGAAGCCTCAAGGTCACATTTTGGCCTAGATCCGCATAAACCTACCCTGCTTGTGATAGGAGGAAGCCTGGGAGCATTGAGCATCAACAAAGCCATGTCTCAAGGCTTAAATACCTTAAGAGGAGCAGGAATACAAGTGATTTGGCAAACCGGAAAAAGCTACTTCCCGGAAGCACAAGCGCTTCAACAGGAAGGCGTTTTTATCTCCGACTTCATTTATGAAATGGATAAAGCCTACGCAGCCGCTAATCTTGTAGTATCCCGCGCAGGTGCACTGGCAGTAAGCGAATTAGCCCTGGTAGGAAAAGCAACTATTCTAGTACCTTTCCCCTTTGCAGCAGAAGATCATCAGACGAAAAATGCAAAGAGCCTAAGCGACCAAAATGCGGCCATTCTTATACCGGATAATAAAGTATCTGACCAACTGATATCAGAAGTTCTTACATTAGCTAAAGATCAAACAAAAATTGCAGCCTTAGAAACTGCTATTAAGACATTTGCCCGACCAAAAGCCGCAGAAGACATCGTTCACGAAATCCTAAAATTGATATGAAAATCTTCCTCTCTGAAAATAACGTAGACTACAACACCTACACTTTTAGCTATGCACTTTACGCTTTGAAAGAAAGCCAGGATGAGATTAGCGAGCTATACGATAAAGGTTTTCTTCCATATACCGGAAATCCAGACATGGAGAAAGAGGTGTACTATTTTGCCAGATCTCTACGCGTGAATCTGGAAAAATTTGACGATACATCAGAGAACAGAAGAGTCAATAGAATGGTAGAACCATTAGGAATCGAAGTAAGCGTGACCCCGAAGGCTTCTTTTCCTACAGAAAGTCCTGAATTCCTCAACTTCTGTGAAAACTACATCAATGAACGCATAGGTGAAGATCACATGAGTATGGAAAGATGGAAATACATCTTAAGCAGAGAAACCGGATCTCACCTCTTTGAATTCAGAACCCCTGAAAAAGTGGTGGGATATGTATTAGCCGCTCTAAACGAAGACATGGTACATTATTGGTTTGCCTTTTTTGATACCGAATATATGCGAACCCATTCTTTAGGAAAATGGATGATGTGGAGGGTCATCCGTTGGGCCAAAGACAATGGTCTTAAGCATGCGTATTTGGGAACGGCCTACAAACCTGCCGCCCTATATAAGATTAGAGACCATAAAGGACTTGAGTTTTGGGATGGCACAAAGTGGAATGAGGATGTCAAAATACTCAAAGAATGGTGCCAAACGGATCTTGAACCGAAAAGTGCAGACCGCTTTAAGCTCATTGAAAATCCAGACGAGTATTTAGAGAAACTATGAAGAACTGGAAATCCATACTGTACACCATTGGGGGAGGCTGCCTTGCGGCCTTGGCCGTATTCCTTATGTTTTCATCTGCCAAAGCAGACGAGAAACGTATGTGTGAAGGAGTAATAGTAAGGATTAAGGACGAGGACAAACAATTACTCGTAAAACAAGCAGATGTTCTGCAATGGGCTACCAGAGAAGGGACTTTCCCTTTAAAAGGAATGCCTTTGTCTAGAATAAAATTGAAAACAGTAGAACAAAGGGTAGAAAGTAGCGGCATCATCAAAGAATGTCAGGCCTACGTCAACTTAAACGGATACATCATTTTAGATGTGGTAGTGTACAAACCCATGGCTAGGATTTTGGGTAACGCAAGATTTCCCGATAGATACATGGATGAAACCGGACATTTTTTCCCCGTTTCAAAGAACTACACTCCTACTGTTTTGCTGTTAAGCGGCCCCTATTTTGAACAAATCAAAGGACTTAAATCAGAAGAAAATAAAGATCTATTAGAACTGATCCAAACCGTAGCTAATGACGAATTTTGGAGTGCTCAAATCACCAGAATGCATGTGGATAAGCACAAAGAAATCCAACTAGAACCTCTGCTAGGAGAACATCTGATAGAATTTGGTAAACCACAAAAGATCCGAACAAAATTGGAAAAACTAATGGTGTTTTATACCAAGATTCTACCGCAAGATGCCTGGAGCAAATTTACGGAGGTAAGCGTAAAGTATGACGGACAGATCGTGTGCAGATAGATCCATAAATGTATTTTCCAAATCATCAAACAACGAATAACTATGGAGGAGGGCAAGTGTTTCATAGGACTGGAAATAGGAAGTTCAAAAATTGCAGCTGTAGTAGGCCTACAGCAACAAGCTGTCATTAAAGTAATAGGATTTAGTGAGAGAAAGATATTGCCTTCCGATGAGGTAATCAAATACGGTAATATAGAAAACGCACAGATCACCTGCGAAAGAATCTCAGAGGTGCTTGACGACCTAGCTAAAGATTTTGAAAGAGCTGATTATGAGTTCCAAATGAACACTGTGAACATCAACCTGGCTAATCTCTCCATTCAAAG harbors:
- a CDS encoding FtsW/RodA/SpoVE family cell cycle protein produces the protein MTEKLKNHLQGDKQIWWILGLLSLISIVTVYSSISSLAYRQAGGNTEAVILRHALFLFLGFVVTYFVHLLDISKYAHIAKILLYISPFLLIYTLIFGVSIGNAKRWINVMGMSFQTADLVKLVLIVNLAAMLASKIHIEYKKKDLFEIITWCGIIILLISISSFSSAIILGFTCFTIMWIGKVPGRYLRALTAVIVGVISFVLISGYLIRLTTGKEVGRISTVIDRTEVFINKDLDRDGYVGGYLGGKSSQKNYAHVAIARGGIFGVGPGNSSQKNVLPEAYSDYIYSIVIEEYGLVGGLFVLALYLWLLARGIKNIDFTERAFGGLLCVGLTLLLVFQAFAHMAINVGLGPVTGQTLPLISRGGTSALFSFIALGIVLSVSKHSKAT
- the murG gene encoding undecaprenyldiphospho-muramoylpentapeptide beta-N-acetylglucosaminyltransferase, which encodes MKVIISGGGTGGHIYPAVAIANELKRQKPEVDILFVGALGKMEMEKVPREGYEIVGLPIAGFNRSNLLANVGFPFKLIKSLWKSYSIIKNFKPDVAVGVGGFASGPTLKMSNYLGVKTLIQEQNSYAGVTNKILAQKAQKVCVAYPNMENFFPKEKIVFTGNPVRNDLLLSGVSKEASRSHFGLDPHKPTLLVIGGSLGALSINKAMSQGLNTLRGAGIQVIWQTGKSYFPEAQALQQEGVFISDFIYEMDKAYAAANLVVSRAGALAVSELALVGKATILVPFPFAAEDHQTKNAKSLSDQNAAILIPDNKVSDQLISEVLTLAKDQTKIAALETAIKTFARPKAAEDIVHEILKLI
- a CDS encoding GNAT family N-acetyltransferase is translated as MKIFLSENNVDYNTYTFSYALYALKESQDEISELYDKGFLPYTGNPDMEKEVYYFARSLRVNLEKFDDTSENRRVNRMVEPLGIEVSVTPKASFPTESPEFLNFCENYINERIGEDHMSMERWKYILSRETGSHLFEFRTPEKVVGYVLAALNEDMVHYWFAFFDTEYMRTHSLGKWMMWRVIRWAKDNGLKHAYLGTAYKPAALYKIRDHKGLEFWDGTKWNEDVKILKEWCQTDLEPKSADRFKLIENPDEYLEKL
- a CDS encoding cell division protein FtsQ/DivIB, whose amino-acid sequence is MKNWKSILYTIGGGCLAALAVFLMFSSAKADEKRMCEGVIVRIKDEDKQLLVKQADVLQWATREGTFPLKGMPLSRIKLKTVEQRVESSGIIKECQAYVNLNGYIILDVVVYKPMARILGNARFPDRYMDETGHFFPVSKNYTPTVLLLSGPYFEQIKGLKSEENKDLLELIQTVANDEFWSAQITRMHVDKHKEIQLEPLLGEHLIEFGKPQKIRTKLEKLMVFYTKILPQDAWSKFTEVSVKYDGQIVCR